Proteins from one Homalodisca vitripennis isolate AUS2020 chromosome 3, UT_GWSS_2.1, whole genome shotgun sequence genomic window:
- the LOC124357941 gene encoding uncharacterized protein LOC124357941 isoform X4: MEGNDQNRALREIQNTSESNEELKDENNPENVSLDELRRTESAANVSDDIQSITNIADPAQNKDKTVTKNKPHKRASNKDTNMPTPSKKLKVNKNVKTSISDGLYKDYKPGVAVADHKYKKKTSLKSKEQSGTMYDSGNNSTPSNTHNHSDNVDHEVPQGLAEKIAIDNSSSLRPNNNLESDSSYSGVPKTDLTSSKKPRVSSQLKPPRNTVWGNEYQRILQILLRQRGTKSSSMAIEVSGVGSMDDMVYNNEKENRCRMFQVKYSNSVSTHKIKTSELLSTNWTNINSKKLYLLKYFVSFCAIKENDKYAGKEIEEVTCLTNRELVCTKKPMKLLLEVDLKNDDLLYFGDCKATKYALSVDFFKEDRVVQKLNSLCKRYLPTKFDKADEIILEFQQKIRVVVNYPDYKDTRTRVFKEVLNDDTFDFEKCELLYCCVEYFETKLLMDEEKFITREEWQNVIEELKEFINILKTTGISELKTCELIREVDGVVFHNESLKDIFENIKTFLATDGQNILCFSNAQHVQFNAIKVLRSLEKISKGNEGGANKFKFIFCTVKTLLAANSPVDSYLSAASILPVITCSSGKYDENTKILARDLGNQIEGTKKKIIIVSNGENLFLNTLKEIVTGIVFSNNCNHSFRDLTSTSQKKILGYEITFQGKQLKLSSLFKNDIEFACDVLDENYLWEIINKKKECVINNTEAFVSPGYDERYYIERNFCQNIVDRAVFKKRIEKDIFLVTGSFGVENEFIVNVLHENGIKKLQEWDPSKGYSSGVVIGLPDTSHGIYEQLCGGSGDTNVHLIMIKSDRDLVHIDSKHPFKRLIKTETKIIPENYFIKKVDSEKVFIFVSDSGVGKSTILTSICEKRKEQMFWVLKIDLNKISKHISPQIPEDYTSINTCVGLIEKTLYSTNPDSSLELKLFRHILSPSQKNLHLKTVLLLDGFNEIQPSQDFSYESNIDEDVKRIQRVVHVWINTLRNHCNLEQVVITAQVQEKFELENNLQVSAYFLKHLDRQEQKELMARYWAKEYNSRSPPLEIKLSVLRCDAENVIEEWEKIMTDEKDKSFTNVSLNVIMLADVLIDTDRRFSDTIELKNLYSKFVSNKIVLYFKGQSECSEVIKAMTECSFRKIHQECSLKKMFSPMLIEKLPGMNELELYERHLGLEVMSSTLAKIGLLMFNKGNMSFSHESFAQYFISEYIAYNMKLHPVQNLFIKYVLPQKNMKLCRKFLDTIYKNKFAGEDKLINLSADCRNSLNNSKNCIHLLPSLRENNLFVVRMVLELLNEEERYKYVDKIVQETLKKKFNGNHNGDILLRNLMNLSLEELPSKLVKIIKGDYNLAESSINPSVLQVSPVKNDYTADAWDRSDEPSYEEDSPEEDDYTIDACDISDEPFHEEE; this comes from the coding sequence ATGGAAGGTAACGACCAAAATCGGGCCTTACGTGAAATTCAAAACACTTCCGAATCCAATGAAGAATTAAAAGACGAGAATAATCCTGAGAATGTTTCACTAGACGAATTACGTAGGACAGAGTCGGCAGCAAATGTGTCGGACGATATTCAATCGATCACTAATATTGCTGATCCTGCACAAAATAAGGACAAGACCGTCACAAAAAACAAACCCCATAAAAGGGCTTCAAACAAGGATACAAATATGCCAACACCCTCAAAgaaattgaaagtaaataaaaatgttaaaacaagtaTTAGTGATGGCCTCTATAAAGATTATAAACCTGGTGTTGCAGTCGCGGatcataaatacaagaaaaagaCCTCACTGAAAAGTAAAGAACAATCTGGAACTATGTATGATTCTGGCAATAACAGTACGCCCAGTAACACACATAATCATAGCGACAATGTGGACCATGAGGTACCACAGGGCTTAGCGGAAAAAATTGCCATAGATAACAGTAGTAGTCTTCGACCTAACAATAACTTGGAATCAGATTCATCTTACTCTGGTGTTCCTAAAACAGATCTTACATCTTCCAAAAAGCCACGGGTATCTTCACAATTAAAACCACCGAGAAATACTGTATGGGGGAATGAATATCAGAGAATCCTACAGATATTGCTAAGACAAAGAGGAACTAAGAGTTCGTCTATGGCCATTGAGGTGTCTGGTGTTGGAAGTATGGATGACATGGTTTACAATAATGAAAAGGAAAATCGTTGTAGGATGTTCCAAGTGAAATACTCAAATTCGGTTTCAACCCATAAAATCAAAACTTCGGAGCTTTTATCAACAAACTGGActaatattaattctaaaaaactatatcttttgaaatatttcgtCTCGTTTTGTGCCATCAAAGAAAACGATAAGTATGCAGGAAAAGAAATAGAAGAAGTAACATGTCTTACAAACCGGGAGTTGGTTTGTACTAAAAAACCGATGAAATTATTGTTGGAAGTGGATTTGAAGAATGATGATCTTTTGTACTTTGGTGATTGTAAAGCGACTAAGTACGCCCTAAgtgtagatttttttaaagaggaCAGAGTTGTACAAAAGTTAAATTCTTTATGTAAGAGGTATCTTCCGACCAAGTTTGATAAGGCTGAtgaaattattttggaatttcaaCAGAAAATTCGTGTTGTGGTGAATTATCCTGATTACAAAGATACAAGAACTCGTGTGTTTAAAGAAGTACTCAACGACGACACATTCGATTTTGAAAAATGCGAACTTCTTTATTGCTGTGTGGAGTATTTTGAAACGAAATTACTAATGGATGAAGAAAAGTTTATAACTCGAGAGGAATGGCAAAATGTAATAGAGGAATTGAAAGAGTTCATAAACATACTGAAAACAACAGGCATTTCCGAACTAAAGACTTGTGAACTTATAAGAGAAGTAGATGGCGTTGTGTTTCATAATGAAAGtttaaaggatatatttgaaaatataaagactTTTTTAGCAACCGATGGACAAAACATCTTGTGCTTCTCTAACGCTCAACATGTACAATTCAACGCTATCAAAGTTCTTCGTAGTTTGGAAAAGATATCAAAAGGCAACGAAGGTGGTGccaacaagtttaaatttatattctgcaCGGTTAAAACATTACTGGCCGCAAACTCTCCTGTGGATTCCTATTTATCTGCAGCGTCGATTCTACCAGTAATCACATGCTCTAGTGGAAAGTATgatgaaaatactaaaatactaGCACGAGATCTTGGGAATCAAATAGAAGGTACTAAGAAGAAGATAATAATAGTATCAAATGGTGAAAACCTTTTTCTAAATACCTTGAAAGAAATTGTAACAGGAATTGTCTTCAGCAACAATTGTAATCATAGTTTCAGAGATTTAACTTCTACCTCACAGAAGAAAATACTGGGCTACGAAATAACGTTTCAAGGGAAACAGCTAAAATtgagttctttgtttaaaaacgATATTGAGTTTGCTTGTGATGTGCTGGATGAGAATTACTTGTGGGAGATCATTAATAAGAAAAAGGAGTGTGTCATCAACAACACAGAAGCTTTTGTTTCTCCAGGATATGACGAGCGATATTACATTGAAAGGAATTTCTGCCAGAATATTGTTGATCGTGCGGTATTCAAGAAACGTATtgaaaaagatatatttcttgTTACTGGATCGTTTGGGGTCGAAAATGAGTTTATAGTAAACGTTTTACACGAGAATGGAATAAAAAAACTCCAGGAATGGGACCCAAGCAAGGGTTACAGCAGTGGGGTTGTGATAGGCTTACCTGACACAAGTCATGGCATATACGAACAGTTGTGTGGTGGAAGCGGAGATACAAATGTACACCTGATAATGATAAAAAGTGATCGTGATcttgttcacattgattcaaaaCATCCTTTTAAAAGATTAATCAAGacggaaacaaaaataataccagaaaactatttcataaagAAGGTAGATTCTgagaaagtttttatatttgtgagtGACTCTGGTGTTGGAAAGTCAACAATACTTACAAGCATTTGTGAGAAGAGAAAAGAACAAATGTTTTGGGTTTTAAAGATTGACTTGAATAAGATATCTAAACATATTTCTCCACAAATACCCGAAGACTACACTTCAATAAACACGTGTGTCGGCTTAATTGAGAAAACCTTATATTCTACAAATCCTGACAGTAGTCTAGAGCTAAAACTATTCAGGCACATTTTGTCTCCGTCTCAAAAAAATCTTCACCTTAAAACCGTACTTTTATTGGACGGCTTCAACGAAATTCAGCCTTCTCAAGATTTTTCGTACGAGTCTAACATAGATGAGGATGTGAAAAGAATTCAACGTGTTGTGCACGTCTGGATTAACACGTTGCGGAACCATTGTAACTTGGAACAGGTCGTGATTACTGCTCAAGTTCAAGAAAAATTTGAGCTAGAAAATAATCTTCAAGTATCAGCTTATTTTTTGAAGCACCTTGATCGCCAAGAGCAAAAAGAACTAATGGCTCGGTACTGGGCCAAAGAGTACAACAGTAGAAGCCCGCCTTTGGAAATCAAGCTCAGTGTTCTCCGTTGCGATGCCGAAAATGTTATCGAGGAATGGGAAAAAATAATGACTGATGAAAAGGACAAATCTTTTACAAACGTTTCATTGAACGTCATTATGTTGGCAGATGTCCTCATTGACACCGACCGTCGCTTTAGTGACACgattgaactgaaaaatttatatagtaaatttgtttcaaacaaaattgttcTTTACTTTAAGGGTCAAAGCGAGTGCTCCGAAGTCATCAAGGCGATGACAGAATGTTCCTTTCGTAAGATACATCAAGAATGCTCGCTTAAAAAGATGTTTTCACCGATGCTTATTGAAAAGTTGCCCGGAATGAATGAACTAGAATTGTATGAACGGCATCTTGGTCTCGAAGTCATGAGTAGCACTCTGGCGAAGATTGGACTTTTGATGTTCAACAAAGGGAATATGTCTTTCAGTCACGAGAGCTTTGCACAGTATTTTATCAGTGAGTATATTGCTTACAATATGAAGCTGCATCCAGTACAAAATctgtttatcaaatatgtattgCCTCAAAAGAATATGAAGCTATGTAGGAAATTCCTTGACAcgatttacaaaaacaaatttgctGGAGAGGACAAACTGATTAATCTGAGCGCTGACTGTAGAAACtcattaaataacagtaaaaactgTATTCATTTGTTGCCTTCTTTGAGAGAAAATAATCTGTTTGTTGTACGGATGGTTTTGGAGTTGCTAAATGAAGAAGAAAGATACAAATATGTTGATAAAATCGTgcaagaaacattaaaaaagaaatttaacggAAACCATAATGGAGACATCCTTCTAAGGAATTTAATGAACCTTTCTCTTGAAGAATTGCCATCTAAGTTAGTAAAAATCATCAAGGGTGACTATAATTTGGCTGAGTCATCAATTAATCCCTCAGTACTGCAGGTTTCACCGGTGAAAAATGATTATACTGCCGATGCCTGGGATCGAAGTGATGAACCATCCTACGAAGAAG
- the LOC124357941 gene encoding uncharacterized protein LOC124357941 isoform X3 encodes MEGNDQNRALREIQNTSESNEELKDENNPENVSLDELRRTESAANVSDDIQSITNIADPAQNKDKTVTKNKPHKRASNKDTNMPTPSKKLKVNKNVKTSISDGLYKDYKPGVAVADHKYKKKTSLKSKEQSGTMYDSGNNSTPSNTHNHSDNVDHEVPQGLAEKIAIDNSSSLRPNNNLESDSSYSGVPKTDLTSSKKPRVSSQLKPPRNTVWGNEYQRILQILLRQRGTKSSSMAIEVSGVGSMDDMVYNNEKENRCRMFQVKYSNSVSTHKIKTSELLSTNWTNINSKKLYLLKYFVSFCAIKENDKYAGKEIEEVTCLTNRELVCTKKPMKLLLEVDLKNDDLLYFGDCKATKYALSVDFFKEDRVVQKLNSLCKRYLPTKFDKADEIILEFQQKIRVVVNYPDYKDTRTRVFKEVLNDDTFDFEKCELLYCCVEYFETKLLMDEEKFITREEWQNVIEELKEFINILKTTGISELKTCELIREVDGVVFHNESLKDIFENIKTFLATDGQNILCFSNAQHVQFNAIKVLRSLEKISKGNEGGANKFKFIFCTVKTLLAANSPVDSYLSAASILPVITCSSGKYDENTKILARDLGNQIEGTKKKIIIVSNGENLFLNTLKEIVTGIVFSNNCNHSFRDLTSTSQKKILGYEITFQGKQLKLSSLFKNDIEFACDVLDENYLWEIINKKKECVINNTEAFVSPGYDERYYIERNFCQNIVDRAVFKKRIEKDIFLVTGSFGVENEFIVNVLHENGIKKLQEWDPSKGYSSGVVIGLPDTSHGIYEQLCGGSGDTNVHLIMIKSDRDLVHIDSKHPFKRLIKTETKIIPENYFIKKVDSEKVFIFVSDSGVGKSTILTSICEKRKEQMFWVLKIDLNKISKHISPQIPEDYTSINTCVGLIEKTLYSTNPDSSLELKLFRHILSPSQKNLHLKTVLLLDGFNEIQPSQDFSYESNIDEDVKRIQRVVHVWINTLRNHCNLEQVVITAQVQEKFELENNLQVSAYFLKHLDRQEQKELMARYWAKEYNSRSPPLEIKLSVLRCDAENVIEEWEKIMTDEKDKSFTNVSLNVIMLADVLIDTDRRFSDTIELKNLYSKFVSNKIVLYFKGQSECSEVIKAMTECSFRKIHQECSLKKMFSPMLIEKLPGMNELELYERHLGLEVMSSTLAKIGLLMFNKGNMSFSHESFAQYFISEYIAYNMKLHPVQNLFIKYVLPQKNMKLCRKFLDTIYKNKFAGEDKLINLSADCRNSLNNSKNCIHLLPSLRENNLFVVRMVLELLNEEERYKYVDKIVQETLKKKFNGNHNGDILLRNLMNLSLEELPSKLVKIIKGDYNLAESSINPSVLQVSPVKNDYTADAWDRSDEPSYEEDSPEEDDYTIDACDISDEPFHEEGSPVSMLPTPRIEVMNEEDKDNGEE; translated from the coding sequence ATGGAAGGTAACGACCAAAATCGGGCCTTACGTGAAATTCAAAACACTTCCGAATCCAATGAAGAATTAAAAGACGAGAATAATCCTGAGAATGTTTCACTAGACGAATTACGTAGGACAGAGTCGGCAGCAAATGTGTCGGACGATATTCAATCGATCACTAATATTGCTGATCCTGCACAAAATAAGGACAAGACCGTCACAAAAAACAAACCCCATAAAAGGGCTTCAAACAAGGATACAAATATGCCAACACCCTCAAAgaaattgaaagtaaataaaaatgttaaaacaagtaTTAGTGATGGCCTCTATAAAGATTATAAACCTGGTGTTGCAGTCGCGGatcataaatacaagaaaaagaCCTCACTGAAAAGTAAAGAACAATCTGGAACTATGTATGATTCTGGCAATAACAGTACGCCCAGTAACACACATAATCATAGCGACAATGTGGACCATGAGGTACCACAGGGCTTAGCGGAAAAAATTGCCATAGATAACAGTAGTAGTCTTCGACCTAACAATAACTTGGAATCAGATTCATCTTACTCTGGTGTTCCTAAAACAGATCTTACATCTTCCAAAAAGCCACGGGTATCTTCACAATTAAAACCACCGAGAAATACTGTATGGGGGAATGAATATCAGAGAATCCTACAGATATTGCTAAGACAAAGAGGAACTAAGAGTTCGTCTATGGCCATTGAGGTGTCTGGTGTTGGAAGTATGGATGACATGGTTTACAATAATGAAAAGGAAAATCGTTGTAGGATGTTCCAAGTGAAATACTCAAATTCGGTTTCAACCCATAAAATCAAAACTTCGGAGCTTTTATCAACAAACTGGActaatattaattctaaaaaactatatcttttgaaatatttcgtCTCGTTTTGTGCCATCAAAGAAAACGATAAGTATGCAGGAAAAGAAATAGAAGAAGTAACATGTCTTACAAACCGGGAGTTGGTTTGTACTAAAAAACCGATGAAATTATTGTTGGAAGTGGATTTGAAGAATGATGATCTTTTGTACTTTGGTGATTGTAAAGCGACTAAGTACGCCCTAAgtgtagatttttttaaagaggaCAGAGTTGTACAAAAGTTAAATTCTTTATGTAAGAGGTATCTTCCGACCAAGTTTGATAAGGCTGAtgaaattattttggaatttcaaCAGAAAATTCGTGTTGTGGTGAATTATCCTGATTACAAAGATACAAGAACTCGTGTGTTTAAAGAAGTACTCAACGACGACACATTCGATTTTGAAAAATGCGAACTTCTTTATTGCTGTGTGGAGTATTTTGAAACGAAATTACTAATGGATGAAGAAAAGTTTATAACTCGAGAGGAATGGCAAAATGTAATAGAGGAATTGAAAGAGTTCATAAACATACTGAAAACAACAGGCATTTCCGAACTAAAGACTTGTGAACTTATAAGAGAAGTAGATGGCGTTGTGTTTCATAATGAAAGtttaaaggatatatttgaaaatataaagactTTTTTAGCAACCGATGGACAAAACATCTTGTGCTTCTCTAACGCTCAACATGTACAATTCAACGCTATCAAAGTTCTTCGTAGTTTGGAAAAGATATCAAAAGGCAACGAAGGTGGTGccaacaagtttaaatttatattctgcaCGGTTAAAACATTACTGGCCGCAAACTCTCCTGTGGATTCCTATTTATCTGCAGCGTCGATTCTACCAGTAATCACATGCTCTAGTGGAAAGTATgatgaaaatactaaaatactaGCACGAGATCTTGGGAATCAAATAGAAGGTACTAAGAAGAAGATAATAATAGTATCAAATGGTGAAAACCTTTTTCTAAATACCTTGAAAGAAATTGTAACAGGAATTGTCTTCAGCAACAATTGTAATCATAGTTTCAGAGATTTAACTTCTACCTCACAGAAGAAAATACTGGGCTACGAAATAACGTTTCAAGGGAAACAGCTAAAATtgagttctttgtttaaaaacgATATTGAGTTTGCTTGTGATGTGCTGGATGAGAATTACTTGTGGGAGATCATTAATAAGAAAAAGGAGTGTGTCATCAACAACACAGAAGCTTTTGTTTCTCCAGGATATGACGAGCGATATTACATTGAAAGGAATTTCTGCCAGAATATTGTTGATCGTGCGGTATTCAAGAAACGTATtgaaaaagatatatttcttgTTACTGGATCGTTTGGGGTCGAAAATGAGTTTATAGTAAACGTTTTACACGAGAATGGAATAAAAAAACTCCAGGAATGGGACCCAAGCAAGGGTTACAGCAGTGGGGTTGTGATAGGCTTACCTGACACAAGTCATGGCATATACGAACAGTTGTGTGGTGGAAGCGGAGATACAAATGTACACCTGATAATGATAAAAAGTGATCGTGATcttgttcacattgattcaaaaCATCCTTTTAAAAGATTAATCAAGacggaaacaaaaataataccagaaaactatttcataaagAAGGTAGATTCTgagaaagtttttatatttgtgagtGACTCTGGTGTTGGAAAGTCAACAATACTTACAAGCATTTGTGAGAAGAGAAAAGAACAAATGTTTTGGGTTTTAAAGATTGACTTGAATAAGATATCTAAACATATTTCTCCACAAATACCCGAAGACTACACTTCAATAAACACGTGTGTCGGCTTAATTGAGAAAACCTTATATTCTACAAATCCTGACAGTAGTCTAGAGCTAAAACTATTCAGGCACATTTTGTCTCCGTCTCAAAAAAATCTTCACCTTAAAACCGTACTTTTATTGGACGGCTTCAACGAAATTCAGCCTTCTCAAGATTTTTCGTACGAGTCTAACATAGATGAGGATGTGAAAAGAATTCAACGTGTTGTGCACGTCTGGATTAACACGTTGCGGAACCATTGTAACTTGGAACAGGTCGTGATTACTGCTCAAGTTCAAGAAAAATTTGAGCTAGAAAATAATCTTCAAGTATCAGCTTATTTTTTGAAGCACCTTGATCGCCAAGAGCAAAAAGAACTAATGGCTCGGTACTGGGCCAAAGAGTACAACAGTAGAAGCCCGCCTTTGGAAATCAAGCTCAGTGTTCTCCGTTGCGATGCCGAAAATGTTATCGAGGAATGGGAAAAAATAATGACTGATGAAAAGGACAAATCTTTTACAAACGTTTCATTGAACGTCATTATGTTGGCAGATGTCCTCATTGACACCGACCGTCGCTTTAGTGACACgattgaactgaaaaatttatatagtaaatttgtttcaaacaaaattgttcTTTACTTTAAGGGTCAAAGCGAGTGCTCCGAAGTCATCAAGGCGATGACAGAATGTTCCTTTCGTAAGATACATCAAGAATGCTCGCTTAAAAAGATGTTTTCACCGATGCTTATTGAAAAGTTGCCCGGAATGAATGAACTAGAATTGTATGAACGGCATCTTGGTCTCGAAGTCATGAGTAGCACTCTGGCGAAGATTGGACTTTTGATGTTCAACAAAGGGAATATGTCTTTCAGTCACGAGAGCTTTGCACAGTATTTTATCAGTGAGTATATTGCTTACAATATGAAGCTGCATCCAGTACAAAATctgtttatcaaatatgtattgCCTCAAAAGAATATGAAGCTATGTAGGAAATTCCTTGACAcgatttacaaaaacaaatttgctGGAGAGGACAAACTGATTAATCTGAGCGCTGACTGTAGAAACtcattaaataacagtaaaaactgTATTCATTTGTTGCCTTCTTTGAGAGAAAATAATCTGTTTGTTGTACGGATGGTTTTGGAGTTGCTAAATGAAGAAGAAAGATACAAATATGTTGATAAAATCGTgcaagaaacattaaaaaagaaatttaacggAAACCATAATGGAGACATCCTTCTAAGGAATTTAATGAACCTTTCTCTTGAAGAATTGCCATCTAAGTTAGTAAAAATCATCAAGGGTGACTATAATTTGGCTGAGTCATCAATTAATCCCTCAGTACTGCAGGTTTCACCGGTGAAAAATGATTATACTGCCGATGCCTGGGATCGAAGTGATGAACCATCCTACGAAGAAG